One genomic window of Paeniglutamicibacter sp. Y32M11 includes the following:
- a CDS encoding MarR family winged helix-turn-helix transcriptional regulator: MAPSELAAVSFEKPLPGFIPGDLAWHLGMILRGHQTLFAEAVAEMPCSVRGYQMLSTVVHHDPANQQALGAHLGIDRTVLTYLLDDLVTAGLVERIPAPTDRRARKIVATAQGLEVLKKMEARVAAAEQTLLTGLDARESAQLAGLISKLSMAVHGAQPGANPCEAMDHLG; this comes from the coding sequence ATGGCCCCATCGGAACTTGCAGCTGTCTCATTCGAGAAACCCTTACCTGGATTCATCCCCGGCGACCTTGCCTGGCACTTGGGTATGATCCTGCGCGGACATCAAACCCTCTTTGCCGAGGCTGTGGCGGAAATGCCGTGCTCGGTGCGTGGCTACCAGATGCTCTCCACCGTGGTGCATCACGATCCAGCCAACCAGCAGGCCCTCGGAGCTCATCTGGGTATTGACCGCACGGTGCTGACCTATTTGCTGGACGATCTGGTCACCGCCGGACTGGTCGAGCGCATTCCCGCACCCACAGATCGCCGTGCCCGGAAAATTGTTGCCACGGCGCAGGGCCTAGAGGTGCTCAAGAAGATGGAGGCTCGCGTGGCCGCCGCAGAGCAGACGCTACTGACCGGGCTCGACGCGAGAGAAAGCGCTCAGCTTGCGGGGCTCATTTCTAAGCTCTCCATGGCCGTTCATGGCGCGCAGCCCGGAGCCAACCCCTGCGAAGCGATGGATCATCTCGGCTGA
- a CDS encoding helix-turn-helix domain-containing protein — protein MVVYELSETEIDRIFQAMADATRRDIIKQAMLREQSVSELAKRYDMSFAAVQKHVAVLERATLITKERRGREQIVHGNPESLRRATRLLEAYEGIWRQRVGRIGDLLSEELKGVKP, from the coding sequence ATGGTTGTATATGAATTGAGCGAAACCGAGATCGACCGCATCTTCCAGGCCATGGCGGATGCGACCCGGCGCGACATCATCAAGCAGGCGATGCTCCGGGAGCAATCGGTCTCCGAGTTGGCGAAGCGCTATGACATGAGCTTCGCAGCCGTGCAAAAGCACGTGGCGGTGCTCGAAAGGGCAACGCTGATCACCAAGGAGCGACGCGGAAGGGAGCAAATCGTGCACGGGAACCCCGAATCCCTGCGCCGTGCCACCCGGCTGCTGGAGGCCTATGAGGGCATCTGGCGGCAACGCGTTGGCAGGATCGGAGACCTTCTCTCCGAAGAACTCAAAGGAGTAAAACCATGA
- a CDS encoding YceI family protein, producing MSIEITPGTWTLDTSHSEVGFTVRHAGISKVRGAFTAVEGTLTVGESIEGSKVEATVKTESFDSNDDNRDAHVKGADFFNVEQYPEMTFVSTGVAGSPEDFKLEGNLTIKETTKPVTFKVEFGGVAVDPFGATRAGFSATTQISRKEFGITWNAALEAGGVLVGDKVTINIDSAFVLAAQS from the coding sequence ATGAGCATTGAAATCACCCCCGGCACCTGGACCCTCGACACCTCGCACAGCGAAGTTGGCTTCACCGTTCGCCACGCAGGAATCTCCAAGGTCCGCGGCGCTTTCACCGCGGTTGAAGGAACGCTGACCGTAGGCGAATCGATCGAAGGCTCCAAGGTCGAAGCAACCGTCAAGACCGAATCCTTCGATTCCAACGACGACAACCGCGACGCTCACGTCAAGGGTGCCGACTTCTTCAACGTCGAGCAGTACCCGGAAATGACCTTCGTTTCCACCGGTGTTGCCGGCTCCCCCGAAGATTTCAAGCTCGAAGGCAACCTGACCATCAAGGAAACCACCAAGCCGGTTACCTTCAAGGTTGAGTTCGGCGGCGTAGCCGTTGATCCGTTCGGCGCAACCCGCGCAGGATTCTCCGCCACCACGCAGATTTCCCGCAAGGAATTCGGCATCACCTGGAACGCTGCCCTCGAAGCCGGCGGCGTCCTGGTTGGCGACAAGGTCACCATCAACATCGATTCGGCCTTCGTGCTCGCAGCACAGAGCTAA
- a CDS encoding LLM class flavin-dependent oxidoreductase, whose translation MEIGAYSFGDTQRNADGSLRSTTEAIQNLFAAIVHADAVGLDYFGVGEHHTATMPASSPGALIAAASAATSNIVLGSAASIISTDDPVRIFQQFATADAISGGGRIEITAGRGSSVETFPLFGYDLGEYDDLYTEKLDLLMTINNAGSEAVSWSGTKRPNIDALAVVPRPVAGKLPLWIATGGNASSSARAGKLGLPVSYGIIGGEPHRFAPLAELYRRAGAAAGHATETLKVSVAALGLVAPTKKEALERFYPGWRNLNVEMGKLRGWPAPDKRAYDAQAQAPGAYYVGSPDEVAERIVHLHGYMGHMRHFLQTDIGGIPQEHLLESISLLATEVKPRVERLLAHK comes from the coding sequence ATGGAAATCGGTGCCTACAGTTTTGGTGACACCCAACGCAACGCGGACGGATCGCTTCGATCCACTACCGAGGCTATTCAAAATCTCTTTGCTGCCATCGTCCATGCGGACGCGGTTGGATTGGATTACTTTGGGGTCGGGGAGCACCACACGGCAACTATGCCTGCGTCGTCCCCGGGAGCACTAATTGCCGCTGCCTCCGCTGCCACCAGCAACATCGTTTTGGGTAGTGCCGCGAGCATCATCAGCACCGATGATCCGGTCCGCATTTTTCAGCAGTTTGCCACCGCTGACGCAATTTCCGGTGGTGGGCGCATCGAGATCACTGCCGGGCGAGGATCCTCCGTCGAGACGTTCCCACTCTTTGGCTACGATCTGGGCGAGTACGACGATCTGTATACGGAAAAGCTTGACCTGCTGATGACGATTAACAACGCGGGCAGCGAGGCGGTTTCCTGGTCCGGCACCAAGCGTCCCAACATTGACGCCCTCGCCGTGGTCCCGCGCCCAGTTGCCGGAAAATTGCCACTGTGGATTGCCACCGGCGGCAATGCCAGTTCCTCGGCGCGTGCGGGAAAACTGGGATTGCCGGTGTCCTACGGAATTATCGGGGGAGAGCCCCACCGTTTTGCTCCGCTGGCCGAGTTGTATCGACGCGCTGGAGCTGCAGCGGGTCATGCGACCGAAACGCTGAAGGTGTCGGTCGCGGCACTCGGGCTTGTTGCTCCGACCAAAAAAGAAGCACTCGAGCGCTTCTACCCGGGATGGCGCAACCTGAATGTAGAGATGGGTAAGCTGCGCGGGTGGCCGGCTCCGGATAAGCGGGCCTACGACGCGCAAGCGCAGGCTCCCGGGGCATATTACGTGGGCTCACCCGATGAGGTAGCCGAGCGCATTGTCCATCTGCATGGGTACATGGGACACATGCGTCACTTCTTGCAGACGGATATCGGCGGGATCCCTCAGGAACACCTGCTGGAATCCATTAGCCTGCTAGCGACCGAGGTCAAGCCCCGAGTTGAGCGTCTCCTGGCACATAAGTAA
- a CDS encoding NtaA/DmoA family FMN-dependent monooxygenase (This protein belongs to a clade of FMN-dependent monooxygenases, within a broader family of flavin-dependent oxidoreductases, the luciferase-like monooxygenase (LMM) family, some of whose members use coenzyme F420 rather than FMN.): MSNSSPSPLLFSLYEQASVGCGGAPSLWTHPLDDRLQVNSLDRWKNVAITAEEANLDALFFADVLGLYDVYGGSADAALSWAVEAPANDPFVYVPALAALTERLSFVITASTTYEHPFALARRFGTLDHISNGRIGWNIVTSYLSSAARNFGMDEMLKHADRYERADEFMDVIYKLLEGSWAADAVVANKAERVYARPGSVQPINHVGSHFRVDGPSLTSPSSQRTPTLYQAGWSPRGREFAAKHAEMVLLPKKDPNEIATGLADIHRRAAERGRPAGEIRSMALARIITAPTAIEAQRKYDDLQSNYHLEAQLVSYAGDTGIDLSKYADNEPLTTESNGLTSYVVKGAPADKPLTAGDVRRKFENVTRGTDLLFIGTPADVADQIQAHAATSGLDGYMINPLVSPGTLNDFAEFVVPELTARGLYDSEPKSGTLRSRLRSDKSDLLASTSYGASFRQTQS, translated from the coding sequence ATGAGCAATTCATCCCCTTCTCCACTTCTCTTTTCCCTTTACGAGCAGGCCAGCGTTGGTTGCGGCGGCGCACCGAGCCTTTGGACTCACCCGCTGGATGACCGTCTTCAGGTCAATTCCCTGGATCGATGGAAGAACGTTGCCATCACCGCCGAAGAGGCAAACCTTGACGCGCTCTTCTTCGCGGACGTGCTAGGCCTCTATGACGTTTATGGTGGTTCAGCCGATGCTGCGCTCAGTTGGGCGGTGGAGGCGCCGGCAAATGACCCTTTCGTTTATGTACCTGCCTTGGCCGCGCTGACCGAACGTCTTTCGTTTGTGATTACCGCATCAACGACCTACGAACACCCGTTCGCGCTTGCCCGGCGATTTGGCACCTTGGACCACATCAGTAACGGCCGTATCGGCTGGAACATTGTGACCTCATATCTCTCCAGCGCTGCACGCAACTTCGGCATGGACGAGATGCTTAAGCACGCCGACAGGTATGAGCGGGCGGACGAATTTATGGACGTTATCTACAAGCTTCTTGAGGGCAGCTGGGCGGCGGACGCTGTTGTGGCAAATAAGGCGGAACGGGTTTATGCCCGTCCGGGGTCGGTTCAGCCCATCAATCATGTCGGATCACACTTCCGGGTTGACGGGCCATCGCTCACCTCCCCGTCCTCGCAGCGGACACCCACTCTCTACCAAGCCGGCTGGTCGCCACGTGGTCGTGAGTTTGCCGCAAAGCACGCCGAAATGGTGCTTTTACCCAAGAAGGACCCGAACGAAATTGCCACCGGTTTGGCTGACATTCATCGGCGTGCGGCCGAACGCGGACGGCCCGCTGGCGAGATTCGATCAATGGCCTTGGCCCGGATCATCACCGCGCCCACCGCTATCGAGGCGCAAAGGAAATATGACGACCTGCAAAGCAATTACCACCTGGAAGCACAGCTGGTGAGTTATGCCGGGGACACGGGCATCGATCTGAGCAAGTATGCAGACAACGAACCGCTCACCACCGAGAGCAACGGTCTGACGTCTTACGTTGTTAAGGGCGCTCCGGCGGATAAGCCGCTGACCGCCGGCGACGTTCGACGGAAATTCGAGAATGTCACCCGCGGCACCGACCTGCTATTCATCGGGACACCGGCCGATGTTGCAGACCAGATTCAGGCGCATGCGGCAACCTCTGGTCTTGACGGTTACATGATCAATCCCCTGGTGAGCCCTGGAACGCTCAACGATTTTGCTGAATTCGTGGTCCCGGAGCTGACTGCTCGCGGACTCTACGATTCGGAACCGAAATCGGGGACGCTGCGTTCCAGACTGCGCAGTGATAAGTCGGATCTGCTGGCATCAACGTCGTACGGGGCATCGTTCCGGCAGACCCAGAGCTAA
- a CDS encoding septum formation family protein has translation MKEKMIKSTAAVLLLLAGLLTLSGCSLIPPKEAPRGDDGTISEEVDADAFSIRLGDCLNDPGEGDLDRVPVIPCEKPHEFEVFHEFTIDQEKFPETVEAMDELTESGCMNALSTFVGVPYEESALDFTVMQPTVESWADGDKIVQCLIGDPSGARTSGSLQGIHA, from the coding sequence GTGAAGGAAAAGATGATTAAATCTACGGCCGCTGTATTGCTACTTCTCGCTGGGCTACTGACCTTGAGTGGTTGCTCTTTGATTCCTCCCAAGGAGGCACCCCGTGGCGATGACGGAACGATTAGTGAGGAAGTAGACGCTGACGCGTTCTCCATCCGCCTTGGCGATTGCCTCAATGATCCCGGCGAAGGCGATCTGGACCGGGTCCCAGTCATCCCTTGCGAAAAACCACACGAATTTGAGGTCTTTCACGAGTTCACCATCGATCAAGAGAAGTTCCCGGAGACCGTCGAAGCCATGGATGAGCTAACGGAGTCAGGTTGCATGAACGCCTTGTCGACCTTCGTGGGCGTTCCTTACGAGGAATCCGCGCTTGATTTCACGGTCATGCAGCCCACCGTAGAGAGCTGGGCGGACGGCGACAAGATCGTTCAGTGCCTGATTGGCGACCCTTCGGGCGCGAGGACCTCCGGTTCACTACAAGGCATCCACGCCTAG
- a CDS encoding NADPH-dependent F420 reductase, translating into MDNGDSVQGVSQETIGILGAGRVGTAIARLAVAAGYRVKVATSKPAAENELIIEIVTPGAIAVEAFEAATADLVVVAIPLHKYKSLSAEALSGRTVIDAMNYWAATDGDIADFENTELSSSEVVAAYLSGSHVVKSFNHIGYHEMEPDAAVSGSPSRRALGVAGDDVGAKERVARFLDTVGFDAIDTGDLASGKFFEPGTRIFNGSFTGAEFSRSLKTGLVAV; encoded by the coding sequence ATGGATAACGGCGATTCGGTGCAGGGCGTGTCCCAAGAGACCATTGGCATCTTGGGTGCTGGCCGCGTGGGTACGGCCATTGCCCGACTGGCGGTCGCCGCCGGTTATCGGGTCAAGGTCGCCACATCGAAGCCCGCCGCTGAAAATGAGTTGATCATCGAGATCGTCACCCCCGGTGCGATCGCCGTTGAGGCATTCGAAGCGGCCACTGCGGATTTGGTGGTTGTGGCAATCCCACTGCATAAGTACAAGTCACTGAGTGCCGAGGCCCTGAGCGGGCGAACGGTCATTGACGCCATGAATTACTGGGCGGCGACGGACGGCGATATCGCCGACTTCGAAAACACCGAGCTGTCCTCTAGCGAGGTAGTGGCCGCTTATCTGTCGGGATCGCACGTTGTAAAATCCTTCAACCACATCGGTTACCACGAGATGGAACCCGACGCAGCTGTTTCCGGATCACCCAGCCGTCGCGCCTTGGGCGTCGCCGGGGATGACGTCGGTGCCAAGGAGCGCGTTGCTCGGTTCCTAGACACAGTGGGCTTTGATGCCATCGATACCGGTGATCTCGCCAGCGGAAAATTCTTCGAACCTGGTACCCGGATCTTCAACGGTAGCTTCACCGGTGCCGAGTTTTCCCGCTCGCTTAAGACTGGTCTTGTCGCGGTCTAA
- a CDS encoding DUF2695 domain-containing protein has product MEQYTVDELEDALKVVKMLIPQRYECLACYLNRMLSHGCTGLKWCTTYRDLRAPRATALERKFPALGGHCDCEVMMNVFRANEAFWPREAENPSDYSYVPPCHKVRLGTIKPCELWVMRTGIQWGAGVFRAETKCA; this is encoded by the coding sequence ATGGAGCAATACACGGTCGACGAACTTGAGGACGCACTCAAGGTCGTAAAAATGCTGATTCCACAGCGTTACGAGTGTCTGGCGTGTTACCTGAACCGCATGCTCAGCCACGGATGCACCGGCCTGAAATGGTGCACCACGTACAGAGATCTGCGGGCACCTAGGGCCACCGCTCTGGAGCGAAAATTTCCCGCGCTCGGCGGGCACTGTGATTGCGAAGTCATGATGAACGTGTTCAGGGCCAACGAGGCATTCTGGCCTCGAGAAGCGGAGAATCCAAGCGATTACAGCTACGTTCCGCCATGTCACAAGGTGCGGCTGGGTACCATCAAACCTTGCGAACTGTGGGTCATGCGCACCGGAATCCAATGGGGCGCAGGGGTCTTCCGTGCCGAGACCAAATGCGCTTAA
- a CDS encoding acyl-CoA thioesterase translates to MNTGDITFHTRKWVRPEDLNANGTLFGGSLLRWIDEEAAIYAIVQLGNGFAVTKYMSEINFVSSARQGDLIEMGLTATHFGRTSLTMRAEVRNMFTRQSILTIEKIVFVNIGSDGNPAAHGYSEITYDRDRIPGEHLKIVPPEDC, encoded by the coding sequence ATGAATACCGGTGACATTACATTCCACACCCGTAAATGGGTCAGGCCCGAAGACCTCAATGCCAACGGCACTCTCTTCGGAGGAAGTCTGCTGCGCTGGATCGATGAGGAAGCGGCCATCTATGCCATCGTCCAATTGGGCAACGGATTTGCCGTCACCAAATACATGTCCGAAATCAATTTCGTCTCATCGGCCCGACAGGGCGACCTCATTGAAATGGGTCTGACGGCAACCCACTTCGGCCGCACGTCGCTGACCATGCGCGCCGAAGTTCGCAACATGTTCACCCGCCAGTCGATCCTGACCATCGAGAAAATCGTCTTCGTGAATATCGGATCCGACGGAAACCCGGCCGCCCACGGCTATTCGGAAATTACCTACGATCGCGACCGCATTCCCGGCGAACACCTCAAGATCGTCCCACCAGAAGACTGCTAA
- a CDS encoding alanine--glyoxylate aminotransferase family protein, which yields MTQIVTARHLFGPGPCNPYPEATAALGLPLLGHLDPLFIARMDRTAEGLRTLWGTKNSRTLPLSATGSAGMEAAFVNTVKAGDVAVIAVNGLFGERMCDVASRAGAEVVRVDHEYGTPVDAQRVADAHPNPTVIAAVHAETSTGVVSDIAALGSIKGDALLIVDAVTSIGGMPVLADEWGIDVGYAGTQKCIGVAPGLAPFTISDRAFDRRIEKPQSWYLDLGLLGGYTTGGTGGGRTYHHTAPVGMVASLEAGIDRILAEGLDAVTLRHQAAGKALQDGLEGMGLRLFAAEGHRLAQLTTVYVPEGVDSAKVRGYLLERFNIEIGGGVGKYASTVWRIGLMGPNANPTSVALILTALKEAIAKA from the coding sequence TTGACCCAGATCGTAACGGCACGGCACCTCTTCGGCCCCGGACCATGCAACCCTTACCCGGAAGCTACCGCGGCACTGGGTCTGCCACTACTGGGGCACCTTGATCCGCTGTTTATCGCCCGCATGGATCGAACGGCCGAGGGGTTGCGCACTCTCTGGGGAACCAAGAACTCACGTACGTTGCCGCTCAGCGCCACCGGTTCGGCGGGCATGGAAGCAGCCTTCGTTAATACCGTGAAAGCCGGAGATGTCGCGGTGATCGCCGTCAACGGTCTTTTTGGCGAGCGTATGTGCGACGTTGCGTCGCGCGCCGGCGCCGAGGTGGTTCGGGTGGACCACGAATATGGGACACCTGTCGACGCTCAGCGGGTTGCCGACGCGCACCCGAACCCGACGGTGATTGCCGCCGTGCATGCAGAAACCAGCACCGGCGTCGTTTCTGACATCGCGGCCCTCGGATCCATCAAGGGCGACGCGCTACTGATCGTCGACGCCGTCACCTCGATCGGCGGCATGCCCGTCCTGGCCGACGAGTGGGGGATCGACGTGGGGTACGCCGGAACGCAGAAGTGCATCGGTGTGGCTCCTGGTCTTGCCCCGTTCACGATCTCGGACCGCGCCTTCGATCGTCGCATCGAAAAGCCACAATCTTGGTACCTTGATCTGGGCCTGCTTGGCGGGTACACCACCGGGGGAACCGGAGGCGGGCGCACCTACCACCACACCGCACCGGTTGGGATGGTGGCCTCACTGGAGGCCGGCATCGATCGGATCTTGGCCGAAGGACTGGACGCTGTCACCCTCCGTCATCAGGCAGCCGGTAAGGCGCTGCAGGACGGACTCGAAGGGATGGGACTGCGGCTCTTTGCAGCCGAGGGCCACCGACTTGCGCAGTTGACCACGGTGTACGTCCCCGAGGGAGTCGACTCTGCCAAGGTGCGCGGCTACCTGCTTGAACGCTTCAACATCGAGATCGGTGGCGGCGTGGGCAAGTATGCGAGCACCGTCTGGCGCATCGGACTGATGGGTCCCAATGCCAACCCGACCTCGGTGGCGCTGATCCTGACGGCACTGAAGGAAGCCATCGCGAAGGCGTAG